A genome region from Nicotiana tabacum cultivar K326 chromosome 13, ASM71507v2, whole genome shotgun sequence includes the following:
- the LOC142168097 gene encoding uncharacterized protein LOC142168097 encodes MVETEKQIEESEKTPAARPPPPFLQRLKKKSDDRMYNKFPDMLSQIQLNLPLVDVLREIPKYAKYIKDIVANKRQFTEFETVELTEECTSRIQRKLPQKLKDPGSFTIPVRIANFIILDYEIDEHVPIILGRPLLETADAVIKVREGKMILRVDNVEAFFNVYKAIQLPNHYEDLAMISVIEIEEEKYDMGAYLDDSLEKALMLFDIIDLDDEVKEMVHHLDACAYIKGMIDFEPLDRQTRPPPSYIPVITRYQLHQRTTFIYPYGTYSFKRMSFGLCNVPATFQRCEETSLVLNWKKCHFMVREGIQHEHKVSKDGLEVDKAKVDAIEKLSKESEASWDMHISIVDSLKNSKISAPLCRLLEKDTPFKFDEHRLKAYEELKETELSPNGNRKFMHDVRFYLWDEPFLFKHCADHLVCRCVPEEEMEAILHDYHASPYGRHHGRDKITAKVLQSVFYWPILFKDAHAFVKKCVICQRTGTISRRHEMPLKGIYEVEIFDVWGIDFMGLFSSSNGHRYILLAVDYVSKWAEVVALSTNDAKVVVNFVKKNILTRFGTPGALISDRGTHFCNKFLGNLLANYGVRHKVTTAYHSQTSGQVEVLNREVKQILEKTVSASTKD; translated from the exons ATGGTGGAAACTGAGAAACAAATTGAGGAAAGTGAAAAAACTCCAGCTGCAAGGCCACCACCTCCCTTCCTacaaagattaaagaagaaaagtgATGACAGGATGTACAACAAATTCCCTGATATGTTGAGTCAAATTCAATTGAATCTCCCATTGGTTGATGTGTTACGTGAAAttccaaaatatgctaagtacatCAAAGATATTGTGGCTAATAAAAGACAATTTACAGAGTTTGAGACAGTGGAACTTACTGAAGAGTGCACTTCAAGAATTCAAAGAAAGTTGCCCCAAAAGTTGAAGGATCCGGGAAGCTTCACCATACCTGTTCGAATTG CAAATTTCATTATACTGGACTATGAAATTGATGAACACGTACCCATCatcttgggacgacctctcttagAAACCGCCGATGCTGTGATAAAAGTTCGTGAAGGAAAGATGATTCTCCGGGTTGATAATGTGGAAGCATTCTTCAATGTGTACAAGGCAATCCAGCTGCCAAATCACTATGAGGATCTAGCTATGATATCTGTTatagaaatagaagaagaaaaatatgataTGGGTGCATATCTAGATGACTCTCTAGAGAAAGCACTTATGTTGTTCGACATCATTGACTTGGATGATGAGGTGAAGGAGATGGTGCATCATCTAGATGCATGTGCTTACATCAAAGGAATGATCGATTTTGAGCCTCTAGATAGACAAACTAGGCCACCCCCAAGCT ATATTCCGGTTATAACCAGATATCAATTACACCAGAGGACCACCTTCATTTATCCTTATGGCACTTATAGTTTTAAGCGAATGtcatttgggttgtgcaatgtACCCGCTACTTTTCAAAG GTGTGAAGAGACGAGCTTGGTTCTGAATTGGaagaagtgccattttatggtacgaGAAGGAATTCAACACGAGCACAAAGTGTCCAAAGATGGGTTGGAGGTGGATAAGGCAAAAGTGGATGCAATTGAAAAATTGTCAAAGGAGTCAGAAGCTTCTTGGGACATGCATATTTCTATCGTAGATTCATTAAAAAATTCTAAGATTTCTGCTCCGTTGTGCAGGTTGCTTGAGAAGGATACACCTTTCAAGTTTGATGAGCACCGCTTGAAGGCGTACGAGGAGCTTAAAGAGACTG AGTTGTCACCGAATGGTAACAGAAAATTCATGCATGATGTTAGATTTTATCTATGGGATGAGCCATTTTTGTTTAAGCATTGCGCAGATCATTTGGTGTGTCGTTGTGTCCCAGAGGAAGAGATGGAAGCAATATTGCATGATTATCATGCATCACCGTATGGAAGGCACCATGGTCGAGACAAAATAACTGCAAAGGTGTTACAATCGGTATTCTATTGGCCCATTTTGTTCAAGGATGCACATGCTTTTGTGAAAAAATGTGTTATATGCCAAAGAACGGGTACAATTTCAAGAAGGCATGAGATGCCTTTGAAGGGCATATATGAGGTCGAAATCTTCGATGTttggggaatagatttcatgggGCTATTTTCGTCATCAAATGGCCATCGTTACATCTTGCTTgcagttgattatgtgtcgaaGTGGGCCGAGGTTGTGGCTTTGTCTACGAATGATGCTAAGGTGGTGGTGAActttgtgaagaaaaatattttaacgAGATTTGGAACTCCGGGTGCTTTGATTAGTGATAGAGGCACTCACTTTTGTAATAAATTTTTGGGCAACCTCTTGGCTAATTATGGGGTGAGACACAAGGTCACAACTGCCTATCATTCGCAAAccagtggtcaagttgaagttttGAACCGGGAGGTGAAGCAAATTTTGGAGAagacagtgagcgcaagtacGAAGGATTAG